Proteins encoded in a region of the Halioglobus maricola genome:
- a CDS encoding Na(+)-translocating NADH-quinone reductase subunit A, with protein MIKIKRGMDIPIQGAPQQVIEDAPAARAVALVGFDYVGMKPTMEVQEGDRVKLGQLLFTDKKSEGVRYTAPASGVVSAINRGAKRVLQSVVIDVDGDDAETFGSYSAADAANLDASAIRAQLLESGLWTALRTRPFSRVPAVDSEAAAIFITAMDTHPLAADPTVIINTQGEAFTLGQELLAKLTDGKVYVCAAADVSLPLGSAGNIQYAQFDGPHPAGLPGTHIHFLEGASNRKAVWQIGYQDVIALGRLFLDGKVYTDRVISLGGPQVENPRLLRTRLGVDLQALCAGEVKDGENRIISGSVLGGRGVASGTAYLGRYHNQVSVLLEGRQRDFMGWLSPGASRHSSLGIYLSSFFGVKPLAMTTNTNGSERAMVPVGQYETIMPLDILPTQLLRSLIVGDTESAQALGCLELEEEDLALCTYVCAGKYEYGPILRDNLTRIEKEG; from the coding sequence ATGATCAAGATCAAGCGGGGCATGGATATCCCTATCCAGGGAGCTCCCCAGCAAGTTATTGAAGATGCACCTGCAGCCCGCGCCGTGGCGCTGGTCGGCTTCGACTATGTTGGTATGAAGCCCACCATGGAGGTGCAGGAAGGCGACCGGGTCAAGCTCGGCCAGCTGCTGTTTACCGACAAGAAGTCCGAAGGCGTGCGCTACACCGCACCGGCTTCCGGTGTCGTATCCGCCATCAATCGTGGCGCCAAGCGGGTGTTGCAGTCGGTGGTCATCGACGTAGACGGTGACGATGCAGAGACCTTTGGCAGCTACAGCGCGGCAGACGCGGCCAATCTGGACGCCAGTGCGATTCGCGCCCAACTCCTGGAGAGCGGTCTTTGGACGGCGCTGCGGACACGGCCTTTCAGCAGGGTGCCCGCTGTTGACAGCGAGGCCGCGGCGATTTTTATCACCGCCATGGATACCCATCCGCTGGCAGCTGACCCGACCGTCATTATCAACACCCAGGGCGAAGCGTTTACGCTCGGCCAGGAACTGTTGGCCAAACTGACCGACGGCAAGGTGTATGTTTGTGCCGCCGCCGACGTGTCTCTGCCGCTTGGTTCGGCGGGCAATATTCAGTATGCCCAATTTGACGGCCCGCATCCTGCCGGTCTGCCCGGAACCCATATTCATTTTCTTGAAGGTGCCAGCAATCGCAAGGCGGTATGGCAAATCGGCTATCAGGACGTTATTGCCCTGGGCCGGCTGTTCCTTGACGGCAAGGTATACACTGATCGCGTGATCTCCCTGGGTGGCCCTCAGGTCGAGAATCCTCGTCTTCTGCGCACTCGCCTCGGGGTTGATCTGCAGGCATTGTGCGCTGGCGAAGTCAAAGACGGTGAAAACCGTATTATTTCCGGATCGGTACTCGGCGGGCGCGGTGTTGCCTCCGGTACTGCCTACCTCGGTCGCTACCACAATCAGGTAAGCGTGCTGCTGGAAGGCCGCCAGAGAGATTTCATGGGCTGGCTGAGCCCAGGTGCAAGCCGCCATTCGAGCCTGGGCATCTATCTGTCCAGTTTCTTTGGTGTGAAGCCGCTGGCTATGACAACGAACACCAACGGTTCCGAACGCGCCATGGTACCGGTGGGGCAGTATGAAACGATTATGCCCCTGGACATCCTTCCCACCCAGTTGCTGCGTTCCCTGATCGTAGGCGATACCGAATCGGCCCAGGCTTTGGGCTGCCTCGAACTGGAAGAGGAAGATCTGGCCCTGTGCACTTATGTGTGTGCGGGCAAGTACGAGTACGGTCCTATCCTTCGGGATAACCTGACGCGCATTGAGAAGGAGGGTTAA
- a CDS encoding CsiV family protein, with product MPLAPRPLRTALAALCLLSTTAHANERWYQVELLVFSHETSNSVEQWDPLPELSYPTSGRFLVYPVQVESRLQEFPGESEINEFGRQLIVMPPEVAPDASAQPTDETVTPDTSEAAQTASAEVEAAEQLYPTPFVALPHRQREFHGKSAYMQRTGKYRTLFHESWVQPMQAEGSAVPLVLDASGDIQNWPRLQGTVKLHIARYLHIETNLWLNTSGDYLPGEWRMPAPPLGPASLIVEHPEPSLPEEPEPYYVNQVSFDEPGTADDPNSLSDAAEDLGPVYPWRHAVALQQARRMRSNEVHYIDHPLMGVVIKFTPLDDEELHDMGLAEAEATAAKAAKP from the coding sequence ATGCCGCTCGCGCCACGCCCATTGAGAACCGCCCTCGCTGCACTCTGCCTGCTTTCCACAACCGCTCACGCCAACGAGCGCTGGTATCAGGTTGAATTGCTCGTATTCAGTCACGAGACATCCAATTCTGTAGAACAGTGGGATCCGCTGCCAGAGCTCAGCTACCCCACCAGCGGCCGCTTCCTGGTATACCCGGTGCAAGTTGAATCAAGGTTGCAGGAATTTCCCGGCGAGAGTGAAATCAACGAATTCGGTCGCCAACTTATTGTGATGCCTCCGGAGGTTGCGCCGGATGCCTCTGCTCAGCCCACCGACGAAACTGTCACTCCAGATACCTCTGAGGCCGCACAGACAGCGTCCGCAGAGGTCGAAGCAGCTGAGCAACTCTACCCGACGCCGTTCGTCGCCCTGCCCCATCGCCAGCGCGAATTTCACGGTAAATCAGCGTACATGCAGCGCACAGGTAAATACCGCACCCTGTTCCATGAATCCTGGGTGCAGCCAATGCAGGCGGAAGGCAGCGCCGTCCCTCTGGTGTTGGACGCCTCGGGTGACATTCAGAACTGGCCGCGCCTGCAAGGTACGGTGAAACTCCACATCGCACGCTACCTGCACATCGAGACTAACCTGTGGCTGAATACCTCGGGCGACTACCTGCCGGGAGAATGGCGTATGCCGGCTCCACCGCTGGGACCCGCCTCACTGATCGTGGAACACCCTGAACCCTCACTGCCGGAAGAACCCGAACCGTACTACGTTAATCAAGTGTCGTTCGACGAGCCGGGCACAGCCGATGATCCCAATTCCCTGTCTGACGCAGCGGAAGACCTGGGCCCGGTCTATCCATGGCGCCATGCGGTCGCACTGCAACAGGCGCGCCGCATGCGCAGCAACGAGGTGCACTACATCGATCATCCACTAATGGGCGTGGTCATCAAGTTCACGCCGCTGGATGATGAGGAGTTACATGATATGGGATTGGCTGAAGCGGAAGCCACGGCGGCAAAAGCCGCAAAGCCTTAG
- a CDS encoding S-methyl-5'-thioinosine phosphorylase, translating to MKTLAVVGGTGLDQLKGLEIVDSHAVETPFGEPSRPVQEGRLGDVTLFFLHRHGSPRAIPPHRVNYRANLWALRKLGATHVVGVNAVGGIAPAMRPGRLMLPDQVIDYTWGREHTFDTGDSGELMHIDFTEPYDAGLRAAVVAAAGKLALDCETQGVHGVMQGPRLETAAEIRRMARDGCDVVGMTGMPEASLARELGLAYASICMVVNAAAGLGDEPLTLEMMRATLEREAGVVAGLIATLSRQF from the coding sequence TTGAAGACTCTGGCAGTCGTCGGTGGCACCGGTCTGGATCAACTCAAGGGCCTTGAAATTGTGGACAGCCATGCGGTTGAGACGCCTTTTGGTGAACCTTCACGCCCCGTGCAGGAAGGCCGTTTGGGCGACGTTACCCTTTTTTTCCTTCATCGCCATGGCAGCCCGCGCGCCATTCCGCCACATCGGGTCAACTATCGGGCCAACTTATGGGCGCTCAGAAAGCTGGGTGCTACCCATGTCGTTGGCGTGAACGCTGTCGGCGGTATTGCGCCGGCCATGCGTCCTGGTCGCCTGATGCTTCCCGACCAGGTAATCGACTATACCTGGGGCCGAGAGCACACCTTCGATACCGGTGACAGCGGCGAGCTGATGCATATCGATTTTACTGAGCCTTACGATGCAGGTTTGCGTGCAGCTGTGGTGGCGGCCGCTGGAAAACTGGCGTTGGATTGTGAGACTCAAGGTGTACACGGTGTCATGCAGGGGCCAAGGCTGGAAACGGCGGCGGAAATCCGACGTATGGCACGGGACGGCTGCGATGTTGTTGGCATGACCGGGATGCCGGAAGCCTCCCTGGCCCGCGAGCTGGGCCTGGCCTATGCCAGCATTTGCATGGTGGTCAACGCGGCGGCGGGTCTGGGAGACGAACCGCTTACGCTGGAGATGATGCGCGCAACGCTAGAGCGAGAAGCCGGGGTCGTTGCCGGCCTTATTGCAACGCTGTCACGTCAATTCTAA
- a CDS encoding DUF6763 family protein, producing the protein MKMLSPVVGGWYKDLQTSALFEVVDWDPSTLTIETQYLDGEVSEYDLDAWREMRLESAEAPEDWRTAFELDDEDLLDPDLPMHPEDWNSPINVIEPDAMYGVEDF; encoded by the coding sequence ATGAAAATGCTTAGCCCCGTTGTCGGCGGCTGGTACAAGGACCTTCAGACCAGCGCCCTGTTCGAGGTGGTGGACTGGGACCCCAGTACCCTGACTATAGAAACCCAATACCTGGACGGCGAAGTCTCCGAATACGACCTGGACGCCTGGCGAGAAATGCGCCTTGAAAGCGCCGAAGCCCCCGAAGACTGGCGCACAGCCTTCGAACTTGATGACGAAGACTTATTGGACCCGGACCTGCCCATGCACCCCGAGGATTGGAACAGCCCTATCAATGTGATCGAGCCCGACGCCATGTATGGCGTGGAGGATTTTTAG
- a CDS encoding mechanosensitive ion channel family protein, with the protein MKGLGSQFDSLALTLGIEGQLLALLLLLALACAAHLALGAIVRKLHHAASVTEHNWDDVVVTALAQPVRVILWVLVMYLTLEIYPVADALQAFLLKAYDTALVVLLAWFLQRVIKGVEEELLCEKRGSRKSADKATVHAVAKLARFVLWVSAGLMILQSLGVSISGLLAFGGIGGIAVGFAAKDLLANFFGGLSVYLDRPFTAGDWIRSPDKSIEGTVEDIGWRLTRIRTFDQRPLYVPNSTFLQISVENPSRMLNRRIYETIGLRYEDSALMGPVVTQVKEMLRNHPDLDMSRTLIVNFVSFGPSSLDFFVYTFTKTTDWVTFHEIKQDVMLKILEIIHVNGADVAFPTQTLHLEQAAPEEQS; encoded by the coding sequence ATGAAAGGACTTGGCTCGCAATTTGACAGCCTGGCATTAACCCTCGGTATCGAAGGGCAATTGCTGGCGCTGCTGCTTCTGCTGGCATTGGCCTGTGCAGCTCATCTCGCGCTCGGTGCGATCGTGCGCAAGCTGCACCACGCCGCCAGCGTCACGGAGCACAACTGGGATGATGTTGTGGTAACTGCACTCGCCCAGCCTGTGCGGGTTATTCTGTGGGTGCTGGTGATGTACCTGACCCTGGAAATCTACCCGGTAGCAGACGCCCTGCAGGCTTTTCTCCTCAAGGCCTACGACACGGCGCTCGTGGTGCTGCTGGCCTGGTTTCTGCAGCGCGTCATCAAGGGTGTTGAAGAAGAATTGCTCTGCGAGAAACGCGGTTCACGGAAATCCGCCGACAAGGCGACGGTCCATGCAGTCGCCAAGCTCGCGCGATTTGTACTGTGGGTATCCGCGGGCTTGATGATCCTCCAGAGCCTGGGTGTGTCTATTTCAGGTTTACTGGCCTTTGGCGGCATCGGTGGCATCGCCGTGGGCTTCGCAGCAAAAGATTTACTGGCAAACTTTTTCGGCGGGCTCAGTGTGTACCTGGATCGCCCGTTCACTGCCGGCGACTGGATCCGATCTCCGGACAAGAGCATAGAGGGCACCGTTGAGGACATTGGCTGGCGACTCACCCGTATTCGCACCTTCGACCAGCGGCCACTCTATGTGCCGAATTCGACTTTCCTCCAGATCTCCGTGGAAAACCCTTCGCGCATGCTGAATCGTCGTATCTACGAAACCATCGGCCTGCGCTATGAAGATTCCGCATTGATGGGGCCAGTCGTCACTCAGGTGAAAGAGATGCTGCGCAATCACCCCGACCTGGATATGTCGCGTACGCTTATCGTAAATTTCGTTTCCTTCGGACCGTCCTCGCTGGATTTCTTCGTCTATACGTTCACCAAGACGACAGACTGGGTCACGTTTCATGAGATCAAGCAGGATGTCATGCTGAAGATTCTCGAGATTATCCATGTCAACGGCGCTGATGTCGCATTCCCGACCCAGACCCTGCATCTGGAACAAGCGGCACCAGAGGAGCAATCTTGA
- the mfd gene encoding transcription-repair coupling factor, translating into MFTSLVATTPWPEKSGTRTALGPFYGGADARCVAELASPDRLTIVVTADTSSAIALERELPFYLDQELDILAFPDWETLPYDNFSPHQDIISERLHTLHTLPRTRSGILIVPVPTLMHRLPPTHYVAGSSLVLEENQQIDIDSFRRDLERNGYRNVDTVFEHGEFALRGSLFDIFPMGSPLPYRIDLLDDEVDTLRTFDPENQRTVEKVSSINLLPAREYPLDNRGIGRFQLNWYDAFDVDHDACPTYVEVSAGRSPGGCEYYLPLFFDECATLFDYLPKDAAIVTIGDHAGAANHFWQEVGTRFEEYGIDPRRPLLPPARGFVPVDEFYGALKGFPVLELRHNPDAPVHASTGVLPPPDLSTDQTVTSAAQGLATFIESHAAPVLLCAESAGRREILLQSLKDLGLKPPEVSNWHDFISSGFEFAIATAPLDRGLYQGPGEPTLISESQLFGNRVAQRRRRKATSESAVANAFRDINELREGVPVVHLEHGVGRYVGLQTLEVDGQQAEFLTLEYNKGSKLYVPVASLHLISRYAGADPDAAPLHTLGSEQWDKARRKASERANDIAAQLLEVYARREARKGYKFECDPIAYDKFSAAFPFEETPDQEQAIKAVVDDMCSPRVMDRLVCGDVGFGKTEVAMRAAFIASQSKKQVAVLVPTTLLAQQHHASFCDRFADWPVNIEVVSRFKTAADIKAVSQRIAEGKVDILVGTHKLLQSDFKFSDLGLLIIDEEHRFGVKQKETIKALRSEVDILTLTATPIPRTLNMALGGMRDLSIIATPPARRLSIKTFIREHNIALIKEAVLRETLRGGQVYYLHNEVKSIEESARKLQELLPELNIGVAHGQLRETELEQVMSSFYHQRHHILLCTTIIETGIDIPNANTIIIERADKFGLAQLHQLRGRVGRSHHQAYAYLLTPPRSAITADAGKRLEAIEAAGDLGAGYLLATHDLEIRGAGELLGDEQSGQIHSVGFALYMDMLERAVAALKRGDIPDIDAPLDAGTEVNLHIPALIPEDYLPDVNTRLVLYKRIAAAADEDQLRELQVEMIDRFGLLPEQVGNLFETSRVRLLAQKLGIKAIEAGPGGGSIDFKESTRVDPLALVKLVQSDPRGYKLAGATRLRFERELPDPLERQQFVENLLETFTTDAKDTAA; encoded by the coding sequence ATGTTTACATCCCTGGTCGCCACCACGCCCTGGCCAGAAAAATCGGGCACCCGCACGGCCCTCGGGCCCTTTTACGGCGGTGCTGATGCGCGCTGCGTCGCCGAGCTGGCCTCGCCCGATCGACTGACCATCGTGGTCACCGCAGATACCAGTTCAGCCATCGCACTGGAGCGAGAGCTACCGTTCTACCTGGACCAGGAGCTGGATATCCTGGCCTTCCCCGACTGGGAAACGCTGCCATACGACAATTTTTCGCCCCACCAGGACATTATTTCCGAGCGTCTCCACACGCTGCACACCCTGCCGCGGACCCGGTCGGGCATTCTGATTGTGCCGGTGCCAACGCTGATGCACCGCCTGCCACCGACCCACTACGTGGCAGGCTCCAGCCTGGTGCTGGAAGAAAACCAGCAGATCGATATCGACAGTTTCCGCCGCGATCTCGAGCGCAATGGCTACCGCAATGTGGACACTGTGTTCGAACATGGTGAGTTTGCCCTGCGCGGCTCGCTGTTCGACATTTTCCCCATGGGCAGCCCCCTGCCCTACCGAATTGACCTGCTGGACGACGAGGTCGACACGCTGCGTACCTTTGACCCGGAGAATCAGCGCACCGTAGAAAAGGTCAGTTCCATCAATTTACTGCCCGCCCGTGAATACCCACTGGACAACCGCGGCATTGGCCGCTTCCAGCTCAATTGGTATGACGCCTTCGATGTCGATCACGACGCCTGCCCCACCTACGTGGAAGTGAGCGCCGGACGCAGCCCCGGTGGCTGCGAATACTATCTGCCGCTGTTTTTTGACGAGTGCGCGACGCTGTTCGACTACCTGCCCAAAGACGCAGCGATTGTCACCATCGGCGATCACGCGGGCGCCGCCAACCATTTCTGGCAGGAAGTGGGCACCAGGTTTGAAGAGTACGGTATCGACCCGCGCCGCCCACTGCTGCCGCCTGCCCGCGGGTTTGTCCCGGTTGACGAATTTTACGGCGCCCTGAAGGGCTTTCCTGTACTGGAACTGCGCCACAATCCCGACGCCCCGGTACACGCGTCCACAGGCGTGCTGCCGCCGCCGGATTTGTCCACCGACCAGACGGTAACCTCTGCGGCCCAGGGTCTGGCCACCTTTATCGAAAGCCATGCGGCCCCGGTGCTGCTGTGCGCGGAATCCGCTGGCCGGCGCGAGATCCTGCTGCAATCACTCAAAGACCTGGGCCTGAAGCCGCCTGAGGTGAGTAACTGGCACGATTTCATTAGCTCGGGATTCGAATTCGCGATAGCCACGGCACCGCTGGACCGCGGCCTCTATCAGGGCCCCGGCGAACCGACCCTGATCAGTGAATCGCAGCTGTTCGGCAACAGGGTCGCCCAGCGACGGCGCCGCAAGGCGACCTCGGAGAGCGCGGTAGCCAATGCTTTCCGTGATATCAATGAGTTGCGCGAGGGAGTGCCGGTAGTCCACCTGGAGCACGGTGTAGGTCGCTATGTCGGCCTGCAGACTCTTGAGGTAGACGGCCAGCAGGCAGAATTTCTCACGCTCGAGTACAACAAGGGTTCCAAGCTCTATGTGCCAGTAGCCTCACTCCATCTGATCAGTCGCTACGCCGGTGCCGATCCTGATGCCGCGCCGCTGCACACCCTGGGTTCTGAGCAGTGGGACAAGGCTCGCCGCAAAGCAAGCGAGCGCGCCAATGACATCGCCGCACAGCTGCTTGAGGTCTATGCCCGCCGCGAGGCACGCAAGGGCTATAAGTTTGAGTGCGATCCCATCGCCTACGACAAGTTTTCTGCCGCGTTCCCGTTTGAGGAAACGCCCGACCAGGAACAGGCCATCAAGGCGGTGGTCGACGACATGTGCAGCCCCCGGGTCATGGACCGGCTGGTCTGCGGTGATGTTGGCTTTGGCAAGACCGAAGTCGCCATGCGCGCGGCCTTTATCGCCAGTCAGAGCAAAAAGCAGGTTGCGGTACTTGTGCCAACCACCCTGCTCGCGCAACAACACCACGCTTCCTTCTGCGACCGCTTTGCCGATTGGCCGGTCAACATCGAGGTGGTATCGCGTTTTAAGACCGCTGCCGACATCAAGGCCGTGAGCCAGCGCATTGCCGAGGGTAAGGTCGACATTCTGGTCGGCACCCACAAGCTGCTGCAATCGGATTTCAAGTTCTCCGACCTCGGCCTGCTGATCATCGACGAGGAACATCGCTTCGGGGTAAAGCAGAAAGAAACCATTAAGGCGCTGCGCTCAGAGGTGGACATCCTCACACTCACCGCGACGCCAATTCCGCGTACCCTCAATATGGCCCTTGGGGGCATGCGCGATCTCTCGATCATCGCCACTCCACCAGCCAGGCGTCTGTCGATTAAGACCTTTATCCGTGAGCATAATATTGCACTCATCAAGGAAGCAGTGCTGCGCGAGACGCTCCGGGGTGGCCAGGTGTACTACCTGCACAATGAAGTAAAATCGATCGAGGAAAGCGCCCGCAAACTGCAGGAACTGCTGCCGGAATTAAATATCGGAGTGGCCCATGGCCAACTGCGGGAGACAGAACTGGAGCAGGTAATGTCGTCGTTTTACCACCAGCGACATCACATCCTGTTATGTACCACCATCATCGAGACAGGGATCGACATTCCCAACGCGAATACGATCATCATCGAGCGCGCTGACAAGTTCGGTCTGGCCCAACTGCACCAGCTGCGCGGTCGTGTAGGCAGATCTCACCACCAGGCCTATGCCTATCTTCTCACCCCACCGCGCTCAGCCATTACCGCGGACGCAGGAAAACGCCTGGAAGCCATCGAAGCCGCCGGCGATCTCGGTGCCGGCTATCTGCTGGCTACTCACGACCTCGAGATTCGCGGCGCCGGGGAACTGCTGGGCGACGAGCAAAGTGGCCAGATCCACAGTGTGGGTTTTGCGCTCTACATGGACATGCTGGAACGCGCAGTGGCCGCCCTAAAGCGCGGTGACATTCCCGACATCGACGCACCGCTTGACGCCGGCACAGAGGTTAATCTGCACATACCGGCACTCATCCCAGAGGATTACCTGCCGGACGTAAACACCCGCCTGGTGCTGTACAAGCGAATTGCCGCTGCCGCCGACGAAGACCAGTTGCGCGAACTGCAAGTGGAGATGATCGATCGATTTGGCCTGCTACCGGAACAAGTAGGCAACCTGTTCGAGACCTCGCGCGTGCGCTTGCTGGCACAGAAGCTGGGCATCAAGGCCATTGAAGCAGGCCCCGGTGGTGGTAGTATCGACTTCAAGGAAAGCACCCGGGTGGATCCCCTGGCACTGGTCAAACTGGTTCAGTCAGATCCGCGCGGCTACAAGCTGGCCGGCGCCACTCGCCTGCGTTTTGAACGCGAGTTGCCGGATCCGCTAGAACGCCAGCAGTTTGTCGAAAATTTGCTGGAGACATTTACTACCGACGCCAAGGATACAGCCGCCTGA
- the lexA gene encoding transcriptional repressor LexA — protein MEKLTNRQQQVLDIIRAHISDTGFPPTRADIARELGFKSANAAEEHLKALARKGAIEIIPGASRGIKLPDTQGIPIVGRVAAGNPVLAEENIEEYCDLPPQFFKPAADYFLRVTGDSMIDIGIFDGDLLAVHSTPVANNGDIVVARIEDEVTVKRLQRGGDKHQLELLPENPDFEPIKVDLREQAFAIEGLSVGVLRRGN, from the coding sequence ATGGAAAAGCTCACCAATCGGCAGCAACAGGTGCTGGATATTATCCGCGCACACATCAGCGACACAGGCTTCCCCCCTACTCGGGCCGACATAGCCCGCGAACTGGGTTTCAAGTCCGCCAACGCTGCCGAGGAACACCTCAAGGCACTGGCGCGCAAAGGCGCTATCGAAATCATTCCTGGCGCATCCAGAGGCATCAAGCTTCCCGACACCCAGGGCATCCCGATCGTCGGCCGCGTGGCTGCGGGCAACCCGGTTCTCGCCGAGGAAAATATCGAGGAATACTGCGACCTGCCCCCGCAGTTCTTCAAACCGGCCGCTGACTATTTCCTGCGAGTTACCGGTGACAGCATGATCGACATCGGTATCTTCGACGGCGACCTGCTCGCGGTGCATAGCACCCCGGTGGCGAACAACGGCGATATTGTCGTGGCTCGCATCGAAGATGAAGTCACGGTAAAAAGGCTTCAGCGCGGCGGTGACAAGCACCAGTTGGAGCTACTGCCAGAGAACCCGGATTTCGAACCGATTAAAGTAGATTTGCGCGAGCAGGCCTTTGCTATTGAAGGGCTCAGCGTGGGTGTATTGCGCCGGGGCAACTAA
- a CDS encoding glyceraldehyde-3-phosphate dehydrogenase, giving the protein MTDRKRERPADYFSDWKEREALAEGMIPLVGTLSREKNVKCYIYGKSMVNASVLQLMKDHRYVRQVEENELSEFETFPVITELSKLDLGPAHIDVGRIAVNYYDKGMGQGLSIEEYVRQEVAADIGSSDEPLPEPQDVVLYGFGRIGRLMARILIDKTDGGAGLRLRAIVVRKGKAPNDLVKRASLLRRDSIHGAFDGTIRVDEERQSFVANGNEVKVIYANDPADIDYTSYGINNAIVVDNTGVWRDEDGLGQHLKSKGVSKVILTAPGKGDLKNVVHGINHDVIDPADQIISAASCTTNAIAPPLKAMDDQYGIKAGHVETVHAFTNDQNLIDNYHKGDRRGRAAPLNMVLTETGAAKAVGKVLPKLNGMLTGNAIRVPTPNVSMAILNLTLNTETTADEVNEYMRNMALHSMLRKQIDYSSSPEVVSTDFVGSRHACIFDAQATIVNGNQAVLYLWYDNEFGYSCQVHRILEQMAGIDYAVYPKEG; this is encoded by the coding sequence GTGACAGACCGCAAAAGAGAGCGCCCAGCTGATTACTTTTCCGATTGGAAGGAACGCGAGGCCCTGGCCGAGGGCATGATTCCCCTGGTTGGCACCCTTTCCCGTGAAAAAAACGTGAAGTGCTACATCTATGGTAAATCCATGGTGAATGCTTCCGTGCTACAGCTGATGAAAGACCATCGCTATGTGCGTCAGGTTGAAGAAAACGAATTGTCAGAATTCGAAACTTTCCCGGTCATTACTGAACTGTCCAAGCTGGACCTCGGCCCCGCGCACATCGATGTTGGCCGTATCGCTGTCAATTACTACGACAAAGGTATGGGCCAGGGCCTTTCAATTGAAGAATACGTTCGTCAGGAGGTGGCCGCAGACATCGGTTCTTCCGATGAGCCGTTGCCAGAGCCGCAGGACGTGGTTCTGTATGGTTTTGGTCGCATCGGCCGTTTGATGGCCCGAATTCTGATAGACAAGACCGACGGCGGTGCTGGCCTGCGCCTGCGCGCCATTGTTGTGCGCAAGGGCAAGGCTCCCAACGATCTGGTCAAACGTGCCAGTCTGCTGCGTCGCGATTCCATCCACGGCGCTTTCGACGGCACCATTCGTGTGGATGAGGAGCGTCAGTCGTTCGTTGCCAATGGCAATGAGGTCAAGGTGATTTACGCCAACGATCCTGCTGACATCGACTACACCAGTTACGGTATTAACAACGCTATCGTGGTAGACAACACCGGCGTATGGCGCGACGAAGACGGCCTCGGCCAGCATCTCAAGAGCAAGGGCGTGAGCAAGGTGATCCTGACCGCACCCGGCAAGGGTGACCTCAAAAACGTCGTGCACGGTATCAACCATGACGTGATCGACCCCGCTGACCAGATAATCTCTGCAGCTTCCTGTACGACCAACGCTATAGCACCGCCACTGAAGGCCATGGACGATCAGTACGGCATCAAGGCTGGCCACGTCGAGACCGTGCATGCCTTCACCAATGACCAGAACCTGATTGACAACTATCACAAGGGTGATCGTCGCGGTCGCGCTGCGCCGCTTAACATGGTTCTGACTGAGACGGGCGCCGCCAAAGCGGTGGGCAAAGTGCTGCCCAAGCTCAACGGCATGCTCACCGGCAATGCGATCCGTGTGCCGACCCCGAATGTGTCCATGGCGATTCTGAACCTGACGCTGAACACGGAAACTACTGCTGACGAGGTGAACGAGTACATGCGCAACATGGCGCTGCATTCGATGCTGCGCAAGCAGATTGACTACTCCAGCTCACCGGAAGTGGTTTCCACCGACTTCGTCGGCTCGCGCCACGCCTGCATCTTCGATGCCCAGGCCACGATCGTGAACGGCAACCAGGCGGTGCTCTACCTCTGGTACGACAACGAATTCGGCTATTCCTGCCAGGTGCATCGTATTCTGGAGCAAATGGCGGGTATCGATTACGCCGTCTATCCCAAAGAAGGCTGA
- a CDS encoding DUF6586 family protein, with protein sequence MSSARGRANQSLYLARILLQAWRGDLAAETVAGKTLASAYLPATRAHLANAYGWFLLEIARPGALPSSPPQSLAELPEIAEGKAIAGELREFQHLEQDGWIGEMLAADTMPVQALSPNNLAVSAVESGPEQVETWANLLQQLFDRMGDSLDEY encoded by the coding sequence GTGAGCTCTGCGCGGGGGCGGGCAAACCAGTCGCTGTATCTGGCCCGGATTCTGCTCCAGGCCTGGCGCGGCGACCTCGCTGCCGAAACGGTAGCGGGCAAAACCCTGGCCAGTGCTTACCTTCCTGCTACCCGGGCGCATCTGGCCAATGCCTACGGCTGGTTTCTCCTGGAGATAGCGCGTCCGGGAGCGCTTCCTTCCTCACCACCGCAAAGCCTTGCTGAGCTGCCCGAGATAGCCGAGGGCAAGGCGATCGCTGGCGAACTTCGTGAGTTTCAACACCTGGAACAAGACGGCTGGATAGGGGAGATGCTCGCTGCCGACACCATGCCAGTGCAGGCTTTATCGCCGAACAACCTCGCCGTGTCCGCAGTAGAGTCCGGCCCTGAGCAGGTCGAAACCTGGGCAAATCTTTTGCAACAATTGTTTGATCGTATGGGCGATTCTCTCGACGAGTACTGA